In one window of Paludisphaera rhizosphaerae DNA:
- a CDS encoding YheT family hydrolase produces MRRASYNAEAALQDGTTSFPRSTARPIYPSFMPDSLDPPNGLPISFDPHPWFRGGHAQTIVGRYIGPNRIGVPSRAETIDLPDGDRLSLLDSTPDGWRPGAPAALLLHGLASSAEAPYIVRMARRLNDLGVRAVRMNLRGAGAGFGMARRIYHAGRTEDVQEALAWLAASSQGSPIAVVGFSLGANLALKLAAEASRSSYEGAPIDSVVAANPPIDLSACCQAMLRRENRVYDWSFVRWLRSEVRRLHARFPDLGPAGIEGVRSVYEFDDRYTAPRNGFDGAEDYYRKSSAGPLAPEIAIPGLVVHAADDPFIPGSVFDGVQFPPNVRFELLPAGGHLGYIARRPWRGDRRWLETRLADWLAQRWGMNR; encoded by the coding sequence ATGCGACGGGCCTCGTACAATGCTGAGGCGGCCCTTCAGGATGGGACGACGTCGTTCCCTCGGTCGACCGCACGGCCCATCTATCCAAGTTTCATGCCGGACTCTCTTGATCCGCCCAACGGCTTGCCGATTTCCTTCGACCCCCACCCCTGGTTCCGGGGCGGCCATGCCCAGACGATCGTCGGTCGCTACATCGGGCCGAACCGGATCGGAGTTCCTTCGCGGGCCGAGACGATCGACCTCCCCGACGGCGACCGCCTCTCCTTACTTGATTCAACTCCCGACGGCTGGCGTCCAGGCGCTCCGGCGGCCCTGCTGCTGCACGGCCTGGCGAGTTCGGCCGAGGCTCCGTACATCGTTCGTATGGCACGACGCCTGAACGATTTAGGCGTTCGAGCCGTCCGGATGAACCTGCGAGGAGCCGGGGCGGGGTTTGGGATGGCCCGGCGGATCTATCACGCCGGTCGGACGGAGGACGTTCAGGAGGCGCTGGCCTGGCTGGCGGCGAGTTCCCAGGGGTCGCCGATCGCCGTCGTGGGCTTCTCATTGGGGGCGAACCTGGCTCTGAAGCTGGCGGCGGAGGCGTCGCGGTCGTCGTATGAGGGGGCCCCGATCGACTCCGTCGTCGCGGCCAATCCGCCGATCGATCTCTCAGCCTGTTGCCAGGCGATGCTCCGCCGCGAGAACCGAGTCTACGACTGGAGCTTCGTCCGTTGGCTGCGCAGCGAGGTGCGCAGGTTGCACGCACGCTTTCCCGACCTGGGGCCGGCGGGGATCGAGGGCGTCCGTTCGGTCTATGAGTTCGACGACCGTTACACGGCCCCCCGCAACGGGTTCGACGGGGCCGAGGACTACTACCGCAAGAGCAGCGCCGGGCCGCTGGCGCCGGAGATCGCGATCCCCGGCCTGGTCGTCCACGCCGCCGACGACCCGTTCATCCCGGGCTCGGTCTTTGACGGCGTCCAGTTCCCGCCCAACGTGCGGTTTGAACTCCTCCCGGCCGGCGGCCACCTGGGCTACATCGCCCGCCGCCCCTGGCGTGGAGACCGCCGTTGGCTGGAGACACGTCTGGCCGACTGGCTGGCCCAAAGGTGGGGAATGAATCGGTAA